The following are from one region of the Pygocentrus nattereri isolate fPygNat1 chromosome 20, fPygNat1.pri, whole genome shotgun sequence genome:
- the LOC119261782 gene encoding uncharacterized protein LOC119261782 isoform X2 gives MQLFSFWVLTVLTAVLSGQQTLANFIDTTWTTLNDLATLSCPEPCSGVETWERNGQKVAKCGVKEELEFSCERRLGQSSLTVPQVNYTTRGFYHTKCDGKVICFQNLQPRPHSSSVEVPAGDPLILDLLTFHPVNLTFSRTDGGSVAPVQMCSVDGRSVLCKAGYEDRVSLRGNSMVLRDLVPADSGVYMVREVNNGEALIRTVSVTVKHVHQSWMWKDEYQQGLKTGALGFGFGALILGVILGFFALPRGLYLMDRCVQRVRRRDSSRVDQSDDVEKSVPLT, from the exons ATGCAGCTCTTCAGCTTCTGGGTCCTCACAGTCCTGACTGCAGTCCTATCAG GTCAGCAGACACTGGCTAACTTCATCGACACCACATGGACGACTCTGAATGACCTGGCTACTCTGTCCTGTCCAGAGCCCTGTTCAGGGGTGGAGACCTGGGAGAGGAATGGACAGAAAGTGGCCAAATGTGGAGTTAAAGAAGAGTTGGAGTTCAGCTGTGAGAGACGCCTGGGCCAGAGTAGCCTCACCGTTCCTCAGGTTAATTACACCACCAGAGGATTTTATCACACCAAATGTGACGGAAAAGTGATCTGCTTCCAGAACCTCCAGCCCAGGC CTCACAGCTCTTCTGTTGAAGTTCCAGCTGGAGATCCCCTCATCTTGGACCTGCTCACGTTCCATCCAGTGAATCTAACGTTCTCCCGGACTGACGGAGGATCTGTAGCCCCTGTCCAGATGTGCTCTGTGGATGGACGCTCCGTTCTCTGTAAGGCGGGCTATGAAGACAGAGTGTCACTGCGTGGAAACTCCATGGTGCTGAGAGACTTGGTGCCTGCTGACTCTGGAGTCTACATGGTCAGAGAGGTCAACAATGGAGAGGCTCTCATACGGACAGTGTCGGTCACTGTTAAAC ATGTTCATCAGAGCTGGATGTGGAAGGATGAATATCAGCAGGGATTGAAAACCGGGGCACTGGGATTTGGGTTTGGAGCGCTGATCCTTGGTGTGATTCTGGGGTTCTTTGCTCTGCCGAGGGGGCTTTATCTGATGGACAGATGTGTCCAGAGGGTCAGAAGACGAGACTCTTCACGTGTGGATCAATCTGACGATGTGGAAAAGAGTGTTCCTCTGACATGA
- the LOC119261782 gene encoding uncharacterized protein LOC119261782 isoform X1 yields the protein MQLFSFWVLTVLTAVLSAGQQTLANFIDTTWTTLNDLATLSCPEPCSGVETWERNGQKVAKCGVKEELEFSCERRLGQSSLTVPQVNYTTRGFYHTKCDGKVICFQNLQPRPHSSSVEVPAGDPLILDLLTFHPVNLTFSRTDGGSVAPVQMCSVDGRSVLCKAGYEDRVSLRGNSMVLRDLVPADSGVYMVREVNNGEALIRTVSVTVKHVHQSWMWKDEYQQGLKTGALGFGFGALILGVILGFFALPRGLYLMDRCVQRVRRRDSSRVDQSDDVEKSVPLT from the exons ATGCAGCTCTTCAGCTTCTGGGTCCTCACAGTCCTGACTGCAGTCCTATCAG CAGGTCAGCAGACACTGGCTAACTTCATCGACACCACATGGACGACTCTGAATGACCTGGCTACTCTGTCCTGTCCAGAGCCCTGTTCAGGGGTGGAGACCTGGGAGAGGAATGGACAGAAAGTGGCCAAATGTGGAGTTAAAGAAGAGTTGGAGTTCAGCTGTGAGAGACGCCTGGGCCAGAGTAGCCTCACCGTTCCTCAGGTTAATTACACCACCAGAGGATTTTATCACACCAAATGTGACGGAAAAGTGATCTGCTTCCAGAACCTCCAGCCCAGGC CTCACAGCTCTTCTGTTGAAGTTCCAGCTGGAGATCCCCTCATCTTGGACCTGCTCACGTTCCATCCAGTGAATCTAACGTTCTCCCGGACTGACGGAGGATCTGTAGCCCCTGTCCAGATGTGCTCTGTGGATGGACGCTCCGTTCTCTGTAAGGCGGGCTATGAAGACAGAGTGTCACTGCGTGGAAACTCCATGGTGCTGAGAGACTTGGTGCCTGCTGACTCTGGAGTCTACATGGTCAGAGAGGTCAACAATGGAGAGGCTCTCATACGGACAGTGTCGGTCACTGTTAAAC ATGTTCATCAGAGCTGGATGTGGAAGGATGAATATCAGCAGGGATTGAAAACCGGGGCACTGGGATTTGGGTTTGGAGCGCTGATCCTTGGTGTGATTCTGGGGTTCTTTGCTCTGCCGAGGGGGCTTTATCTGATGGACAGATGTGTCCAGAGGGTCAGAAGACGAGACTCTTCACGTGTGGATCAATCTGACGATGTGGAAAAGAGTGTTCCTCTGACATGA